From the Winogradskyella forsetii genome, the window ACTTGAAGATTCGTATTGTGGATAATGACTTTACCACGGCAAATTTTGGCACACCTGTTGATCCTACCTTTACTATGGTTGCCAGTACACAGCCTTCAGGTTACTATGATTCACTCGACGGATTAGCAGATACAGATTTAAGACAGGCCATACAAAACATTATTGCAGATCCAAATGTGGTACGTGCGCAAACCTATGCAGATGTGCTTGATATTTTAGTCGATGCAGATGAGAACCCTTTAAACAGCAATGAGGTCTGGTTGTTGTATACAGAACAAGGTCGACCAAAATTAGATGTACAGACGAGTTCTGATAATTTCGAAAAATGGAATAGGGAACACACGTTTCCAAGATCGAGAGGCGGCTTTTTTGATATTGAAGAAGATGAAATAGCAGATGGTATCGATATATTTTGGACCACCAAAGCAGATTCTTTACGTCATGGAAATTCTGATGCACATGCATTGAGAGCGGCTGATGCCACTGAGAACAGTACGCGTAACAATGATCATTATGGAGAGTACAATGGGCCAACAGGAAACGCAGGTAGTTTTAAAGGCGATGTGGCGCGAAGTGTGCTGTATATGGAAATTCGATATAACGGATTGGAAGTAGTCAATGGATTCCCTGATATTACGGGGCAATTAGGCGATTTAGCAACTTTATTAGATTGGCATAGAAATGACCCTCCAGACGATTTTGAAATGAACAGGAATAATATTGTCTATAATTGGCAGAAGAATAGAAATCCATTTATAGATCAACCCCTTATGGTTGAATATATTTGGGGGAATAATGTTGGAGATACTTGGAATCAACCTTTAAGTGTTGACGGAAATGATGTATCTAAAGTTTCGATATATCCAAATCCTACTAACGGAAGAGTTTTTGTTTCAGGAGCGAAGCCGAGTACTGAATTTAAATTATATTCTGTGGAAGGCAAACTTTTAAAGCGCTTTATTAATGTTGAAGATTCTATTGATTTAGAAGTAGCCTCAGGATTATATCTTTTGCAAATAAGAATTGGTGAACAAACTGCTGTTAAAAAAATAATAGTGGATTAAAAGCTTATAATTTTAAAAAATAAAAGCCAAACTGAAATTATTTAGTTTGGCTTTTTTTGTATGAAGTTGATTTGTTTAATATTGAATTAAAAAAGCAAAAGCATAGTTTTTAGATGGTCTTAAAATGAAATATTATCTTCGCACATTAAATAAAAAATAAGTAATAAATAAATTAGATAGGGAATGAGTGTATTTCTAGTTTTAGCTGGTTTAGCTTTATTGGTTGTTGGTGGTGATTTTTTGGTAAGGGCTTCGGTTGGACTTTCATTTAAGTTGAAAATTTCGAAGCTAGTTATTGGTATGACCGTCGTTTCTTTTGCTACTTCTGCGCCAGAATTATTGGTGAGTTTACAAGCCGCTTTAGATGGCGTTTCGGATATAGCATTAGGGAATGTCATTGGATCTAACATCGCTAATATTGGATTGGTATTAGGAATTACAGCTATTATTTCACCATTGTCCGTTGATAGGGAATTCTACAAATTAAATTGGCCAATGATGATGATGCTGTCTTTTGTATTGTATTATTTTCTGAAGAATGATTTAGTGCTTACAGCAATAGAAGGCACGATTATGTTTGTTGCTTTAATTGTATTTCTTGTTATCTTAATTAGAAGCTCACGTAAATCAACAAAAGCTAACTTGGAAGAAGTGGATGATACTTTGGCTGAAGTTTCTAATTTTAAAATCGTAATTTGGTTGCTAATTGGTGCAGCGGGTCTGTATTATGGTTCACTTTGGTTGGTAGATGGCGCAAAACAATTAGCGGGTCAAATCGGCATTAGTGACTATGCTATTTCCGTCACTGTCATAGCGATTGGTACAAGCGTTCCTGAGTTAGCGGCTTCTGTAATTGCTGCTTTAAAGAAAGAAAAAGCTATTTCTTTAGGAAATCTTATAGGATCTAACATTTTTAATATTGCCTCTGTTTTAGGCTTAACGGCTATAATCAAACCGATTGTTGTTAATCCAGAAACTCCAGAAATATTATCGACGAATATTTGGTGGATGATCGCATTCGCTGCCATTTTAATTCCTTTGATTTTGGTTCCAAAACGCTTTGAGATAGGAAGACTAAAAGGGATGCTGTTATTTGGCGCTTATTTAGTGTTCATTTATATAGCCCTAAAATAAAAGCAAAAAAAAGCTCCGATGAATTTCGGAGCTTTTGTCATTTTATGCCTGTGCTAATTAAGAAATATTAGCACTCTTTACAGTTTTGATAATTCTACCTGCAATTTTGTATGGATCACCATTAGATGCTGGTCGTCTATCTTCTAACCAACCTTTCCAGCCTTTCTCTACCGTTATAATTGGAATACGGATGGAAGCGCCTCTATCAGAAACACCATAGCTGAAGTCGTTAATAGATGCCGTTTCATGATCACCCGTTAAACGTTGATCGTTAAACTCGCCATAAACCGCAATATGTTCTTTTACCACAGGTCTAAAGGCTTCACATATTCTCTCGTAAGTTTCTTTGCTTCCACAAGTTCTCAGTACTTCATTAGAGAAGTTGGCGTGCATACCAGAACCATTCCAGTCCATATCTTTACCTAATGGTTTTGGATGATATTCAATATAGTAACCATATTTTTCAGTTAAACGATCCAATAGATATCTTGCAATCCAAATTTCATCACCAGCTTTTTTAGCGCCTTTTGCAAACAATTGAAATTCCCATTGTCCTGAAGCAACTTCTTGATTAATACCTTCAAAGTTTAAGCCAGCATCGATGCATAAATCTGCATGCTCTTCTACTAAACCTCTACCATGAGTGTTCTTTCCACCAACTGAACAGTAATACATACCTTGTGGCGCAGGATATCCACCAATTGGGAATCCTAAAGGTAATTGTGTTCTAGTGTCCATAATAAAATATTCTTGCTCAAAACCAAACCAGAACTCATTGTCTTCATCTTCAATAGTGGCTCTACCATTAGAAACATGTGGTGTTCCGTCGGCATTTAAAACTTCTGTCATTACCAAATAGCCGTTAATACGGTCTGGATCTGGATAGATGGCTACAGGTTTCAATAAACAGTCAGAAGAACCTCCTGAGGCTTGTCTAGTTGAAGACCCATCAAAAGACCACAGGTCTAACTCTTCAACCGTTCCTTTAAAGTTTTCGTGTTCCTCTACTTTGGTTTTACTTCTTAAATTCTGAGTTGGGTGATACCCATCTAACCAAATGTATTCTAATTTAATTTTTGCCATAATAAAAATTTTGTTTATCTAAAAATATGAATACAAATATTGCTATTTTTTTTCTTAGGTCAAAAAAAATAGGGCACTTTAGATAAAATATCATCAATTATTATAGATAACCCTATTTACATATGGGTAGTATATATTTTTTTAAAGATTTTGTATTTTTGACCTAAAATTTTATCAATATGTCAACACTTAGATTTCATGCAGTAAAAGCATCTTTAAAAAGAAAACCATTAAAGATTAAGAAGGATAAACGGCGTTCTGAAATATTTGGACAGAATGTGTTCAACGAGGCCGCAATGCGTCAGTATTTAACCAAAACAGCCCTAAGCAGTATCATGGAAGCTGTTGAAAAAGGTACTAAGATAAATCGGTTGGTTGCAGACCATATTTCAACTGGAATGAAAGAATGGGCCATAGCAAAAGGAGCTACTCATTATACCCATTGGTTTCAACCTTTAACTGGTGCCACAGCAGAAAAGCACGATGCCTTTTTTGAAACCATAGGAGACGGACTAGCTATTGAAAAATTTGGTGGAAACCAACTGGTTCAGCAAGAGCCAGATGCATCAAGTTTTCCAAATGGTGGTATTAGAAATACGTTTGAAGCTCGTGGATACACGGCTTGGGACCCAACATCTCCTGCCTTTATTTACGGTACAACGTTGTGTATCCCTACCGTCTTTGTTTCGTACACAGGCGAAGCTTTAGATAATAAGACACCACTTTTACGGGCGCTTCAAGTTGTGGATAGTGCAGCTGTGGACGTTTGTAAGTATTTCGATAAAAATGTAAAGAAAGTAAATGCATCTTTAGGATGGGAACAAGAGTATTTTTTAATCGATAGTGATTTGGCTTCGTCTCGACCAGATATTGTATTAACAGGGCGAACATTATTAGGGCATTCGCCAGCAAAAGGTCAGCAACTCGATGACCACTACTTTGGTACCATTCCAAATAGGGCAATGGCTTATATGCGTGATTTAGAAAACGAATGTATGTTGTTAGGTATTCCTGTAAAAACAAGACATAACGAGGTCGCTCCTAATCAATTTGAATTGGCGCCTATATTTGAAGAAGCTAACTTGGCAGTGGATCATAATTCCTTGTTAATGGACGTGATGCAAAAAATAGCCAAGCGTCATAAGTTTAAAGTATTATTGCACGAAAAGCCATTTGCGGGTGTCAACGGTTCTGGTAAACATAACAATTGGAGCTTAAGTACTAATACAGGTGTTAACTTGTTGTCACCAGGAAAGACGCCCATGAGCAATCTTCAGTTTTTAACCTTCTTTATCAATACCATAAAAGCGGTTCAAATTCATGAAGAATTATTGAGAGCAGCCATAGCATCTGCAAATAACGATCATCGTTTGGGCGCTAACGAAGCACCTCCTGCCATAATTTCGGTTTTTATAGGACAGCAACTGACCAAAGTTTTAAATGAGTTGGAAACGGTTACAAAAGGAAAATTATCACCAAAAGAGAAAACAGATTTAAAACTTAATGTCGTTGGAAAGATTCCTGAAGTGATTTTAGATAATACAGACAGAAACAGAACATCGCCCTTTGCCTTTACTGGAAATAAATTTGAATTCAGAGCGGTTGGTTCCACAGCAAATTGTGCCAATCCTATGACGGTTTTGAATACTATAGTTGCCAAGCAATTAATGGATTTTAAAGTAGAGGTTGATGCATTGATCGACAAAAAGGGAATGAAAAAGGATGATGCTATCTTTAATGTCTTAAGAGAGTATATTAAAACGTCTAAAGCGATACTTTTTGAAGGTAACGGTTATAGCGAAGCTTGGGAAAAGGAAGCTAAAAAACGCGGCTTAAGCAATAATAAGACCACTCCAGAAGCGCTTAAAGTTAAAATTGCCAAATCTTCGATTGAACTTTTTGACAACTTAGGCGTCATGAATAAGGTCGAATCCGAAGCGCGATATGAAATTGAAATGGAAGAGTATATCCTTCATATTCAAATTGAAAGTCGTGTTTTGGGAGATATCGCCCGTAATCATGTAGTGCCAACTGCTGTGCGCTATCAAAATATATTAATTGAAAATGTCACAGGCCTTAAAACCATTTATGGCGATAAGTTTAAGGACATTGCTAAAGAACAATTATTTTTAATTGAGCAAATATCCCGTCATATAGAAGCGATTAATTCTTTGGTAACTAAAATGACAGATGAGCGTAAGGTTTTGAATAAGCAAACTGAAATAGGAACCAAAGCAAATGGCTATTGTAATAAAGTTAAACCCTTGTTCGAAGAGATCAGATATCATTGTGATAAACTGGAGCTTATGATTGATGACGAACTCTGGCCATTAACCAAGTATAGAGAGCTTTTGTTTACTAAGTAGTGATATTACAATAGTTTAAGTCTGTTGTATTGCAGATTTTTAGGTTGAATGTACGTAGGTTTACGTACATCGTAAGGTTCGGAAATTGCAATTCGTGTCGTTTGTCGATAACTTCAAACTAGTTGTCGAAAAGGCGGTACTATGATGATAAATAATTGGAAATAGTCATTTTCATACTACGTTTGTTTCGTATTTTTGTAGTGCTATTAATCAATATTTGTAAAAATGAAAAAGTTACTACTTAGTGTAGCTATACTTGTTGGTGCAACTCTTATTCTTTCACAAGATAAATCAGAAGATTTAAATAAAGTGACTAATGAAAAAGTTGTAAATGTACAAGCAAAGTTACAAGCAGAATCTTAAAAGTTAAGATGAAAAATTAAGGTATTTATTTACCATTAACATAACAAGGATAAAATCGATATTTCGGTTTTATCCTTTTTTTGTTTGACATAAATAGTTGCTGATATTTATGAAAGACTAAATATTTTTCTATATTGCCGCCCCTTCAAAAATCTACAATGGAATAAACTTATCTTCTAATTAGAGGTATATGATTTCCAAATTCAATGCTATTATTGTCAGTATAGCAGTGACTATTTTCAGTTTTAATTCAGCTTTTTCTCAAGTAAGTGATGAAAAAAGTGATAAATCCATTGAGCGCAGGTATGCTTTTTTCAATTTAAGAGGTTCCAATGCTATCGATATAGCAGCAGGTTCTGCCATGATAGAAGGCGACTATCCAGAAACTGAGTTTGATTTGTATTTTAAAATGGGCTACAAACATCATATTACAAGCCATCTAAATATTAACTTTTCGTATCATAAATACAACGTCGTTGTCAAAGATATCTATAACGAAGGTTTTATGTCTTTCGATTTAAATTTAGAATTCCTGTTCAGTCCATACACAAAGTTTTCCCCATTTTTATATGCAGGAAGTGGTTATAATGCCTCTAATTATTTTGAAAATACAGCAACAAAAGCCCAAGGAGGTGCTGGTTTTGAATTTATTTTCACAGAAGGTGTAGGCGTAAAACTCTTTGGAGAATATAATTATATGTTTACCGATGAACTCGATGGACTAGTGGATGGCGATTCTGATGATATCTTATTTAGGGCAGGATTAGGTCTCAATTTCTACTTTGGAGGAAACAAGAAAAAGGAAGCATTGCGTCGAAAAATGAAAACTGTTATTAATTCCAACCAAATCATTCCATATAAATAAACGCAATTCTTACTTTTGTAACAACTATATTAAATCATTGTTATGGGTAATTCGGTAAGTAAAAGATATGCACAAAGAGGTGTTTCTGCATCAAAGGAAGATGTTCACAATGCCATAAAAAATATCGATAAGGGCTTATTTCCTAAAGCGTTTTGCAAAATTGTACCCGACTATTTAACCAATGACGATGATTTTTGCTTGATTATGCATGCAGATGGCGCAGGTACAAAATCGTCACTAGCATATATGTATTGGAAAGAAACTGGTGACATTTCAGTTTGGAAAGGTATTGCCCAAGATGCCCTAATAATGAATATTGACGACTTGCTTTGCGTTGGTGCGACAGATAATATTATGTTGTCTTCAACTATTGGAAGGAATAAAAATCTAATTCCTGGCGAAGTGATTTCCGCAATAATCAACGGAACTGAAGAGCTCATTGAAGATTTAAAATCCTTCGGTGTAACCATTCATTCCACAGGAGGAGAAACCGCAGATG encodes:
- a CDS encoding endonuclease; translated protein: MKKITFIVWLLMSCLGWSQVLVINELDCDSPGAENMEFLELLSETPNFPLDGYVVVFFNGSASGNNSSYFTVDLDGYVTDINGLFLIGSNSVSPVPQFLIAENIIQNGPDAVAIYLADDLDFPEETVATIDNLIDVLIYETSDPVDQDFIDIFSQDPRFENIEQINEGPGNNPNSIQRFVDMDDNVFYTSTTPTPRQLNDGSGVVLNGISITIAQTQYNEDDSFEITFTSETPVTENLNFNILLDNFGFDTSDFTGDTAITIPMNENTASTTITLIDDSADEGDEVAKIRFESLPAEYLPLNNNLKIRIVDNDFTTANFGTPVDPTFTMVASTQPSGYYDSLDGLADTDLRQAIQNIIADPNVVRAQTYADVLDILVDADENPLNSNEVWLLYTEQGRPKLDVQTSSDNFEKWNREHTFPRSRGGFFDIEEDEIADGIDIFWTTKADSLRHGNSDAHALRAADATENSTRNNDHYGEYNGPTGNAGSFKGDVARSVLYMEIRYNGLEVVNGFPDITGQLGDLATLLDWHRNDPPDDFEMNRNNIVYNWQKNRNPFIDQPLMVEYIWGNNVGDTWNQPLSVDGNDVSKVSIYPNPTNGRVFVSGAKPSTEFKLYSVEGKLLKRFINVEDSIDLEVASGLYLLQIRIGEQTAVKKIIVD
- a CDS encoding calcium/sodium antiporter, whose protein sequence is MSVFLVLAGLALLVVGGDFLVRASVGLSFKLKISKLVIGMTVVSFATSAPELLVSLQAALDGVSDIALGNVIGSNIANIGLVLGITAIISPLSVDREFYKLNWPMMMMLSFVLYYFLKNDLVLTAIEGTIMFVALIVFLVILIRSSRKSTKANLEEVDDTLAEVSNFKIVIWLLIGAAGLYYGSLWLVDGAKQLAGQIGISDYAISVTVIAIGTSVPELAASVIAALKKEKAISLGNLIGSNIFNIASVLGLTAIIKPIVVNPETPEILSTNIWWMIAFAAILIPLILVPKRFEIGRLKGMLLFGAYLVFIYIALK
- a CDS encoding glutamine synthetase beta-grasp domain-containing protein, whose protein sequence is MAKIKLEYIWLDGYHPTQNLRSKTKVEEHENFKGTVEELDLWSFDGSSTRQASGGSSDCLLKPVAIYPDPDRINGYLVMTEVLNADGTPHVSNGRATIEDEDNEFWFGFEQEYFIMDTRTQLPLGFPIGGYPAPQGMYYCSVGGKNTHGRGLVEEHADLCIDAGLNFEGINQEVASGQWEFQLFAKGAKKAGDEIWIARYLLDRLTEKYGYYIEYHPKPLGKDMDWNGSGMHANFSNEVLRTCGSKETYERICEAFRPVVKEHIAVYGEFNDQRLTGDHETASINDFSYGVSDRGASIRIPIITVEKGWKGWLEDRRPASNGDPYKIAGRIIKTVKSANIS
- a CDS encoding glutamine synthetase III family protein codes for the protein MSTLRFHAVKASLKRKPLKIKKDKRRSEIFGQNVFNEAAMRQYLTKTALSSIMEAVEKGTKINRLVADHISTGMKEWAIAKGATHYTHWFQPLTGATAEKHDAFFETIGDGLAIEKFGGNQLVQQEPDASSFPNGGIRNTFEARGYTAWDPTSPAFIYGTTLCIPTVFVSYTGEALDNKTPLLRALQVVDSAAVDVCKYFDKNVKKVNASLGWEQEYFLIDSDLASSRPDIVLTGRTLLGHSPAKGQQLDDHYFGTIPNRAMAYMRDLENECMLLGIPVKTRHNEVAPNQFELAPIFEEANLAVDHNSLLMDVMQKIAKRHKFKVLLHEKPFAGVNGSGKHNNWSLSTNTGVNLLSPGKTPMSNLQFLTFFINTIKAVQIHEELLRAAIASANNDHRLGANEAPPAIISVFIGQQLTKVLNELETVTKGKLSPKEKTDLKLNVVGKIPEVILDNTDRNRTSPFAFTGNKFEFRAVGSTANCANPMTVLNTIVAKQLMDFKVEVDALIDKKGMKKDDAIFNVLREYIKTSKAILFEGNGYSEAWEKEAKKRGLSNNKTTPEALKVKIAKSSIELFDNLGVMNKVESEARYEIEMEEYILHIQIESRVLGDIARNHVVPTAVRYQNILIENVTGLKTIYGDKFKDIAKEQLFLIEQISRHIEAINSLVTKMTDERKVLNKQTEIGTKANGYCNKVKPLFEEIRYHCDKLELMIDDELWPLTKYRELLFTK
- a CDS encoding Curli production assembly/transport component CsgG, which gives rise to MISKFNAIIVSIAVTIFSFNSAFSQVSDEKSDKSIERRYAFFNLRGSNAIDIAAGSAMIEGDYPETEFDLYFKMGYKHHITSHLNINFSYHKYNVVVKDIYNEGFMSFDLNLEFLFSPYTKFSPFLYAGSGYNASNYFENTATKAQGGAGFEFIFTEGVGVKLFGEYNYMFTDELDGLVDGDSDDILFRAGLGLNFYFGGNKKKEALRRKMKTVINSNQIIPYK